ctccaaaaaaaaaaaagaaacttgATTTCGACacattgaaatattcattattgtATAACGTGCAAAATGAACAAACGTGTCACATAtgattaaagattttaaagCTGTAATTGTCTCTTGGAAAGGTATAATACCGTAAAGGAATCcaagaaaaatttggaataaaaaataaattaatactACAAAATGCAGAATGAACCAATGTTTCAAGTCCAAGTGGACGAAAATGAAGATTCAGAATGGAACGATATCTTAAGAAGTAAAGGTGTTATCCCCGAAAGACCACCATCACCCACTGCTCAATTAGAAGAAGCATTAGAAGAAGCCATTGTGAAACAATATGAAAATAGAttagaagataaagatttatctgatttagaagaattggaagatgaagaagatgaagatttcTTAGAGTTTTATAAGATGAAAAGActgaatgaaattaaacaattacaatcaaaatcaaaatttggTACTGTTTTCCATATAAATAAACCAGAGTATAATAAAGAAGTTACATTAGCTAGTGGTGGTAAAGATAAAACAATCGAAGAAGATCAAGATGGAGACCTGAAGTCTGAGAAAGAAGGCACTTACGTGTTTGTTCATCTTTCAATAGAAAGTAAATTACAAAGTAGAATATTATCACATATTTTCCAACTTGCGTCTAAGAAATTCCCTGATATTAAATTCGTGGAGATACCTGCAAATAGAGCCATTGAAAATTATCCTGATATAAATTGTCCCACATTGTTAGTATATTATAAAGGTGACGTTGTTAAAAATATGATCACACTATTAGAATTAGGTGGGAATAATACTACTCTTaaagattttgaagaattaatgGTTAGAGTAAAAGCTCTTGATGAAAAGGATTCTAGGTTAATTATGAatcaagatgatgaagaatcaaGAGAACAAAGgcatttgaaatttgacaaaaaagaaaagtatAAGATCATCTAGTGCTTTAAgcgatgacgatgatgatgaagatgactATGGTGATGATTTCTTCGATTAATGCATATAAATatagatattattatcgtcCTTTTTATATTTCTATGTATATTATAGCGGTCAAATATAGATAGACTATAGCAATGTAATAGTATAATctcattaattttttttatttttattttgtggTATGCATGCAAATATATGCTGGAAAAGTGTGCTATTAATTTAGTTGGAAAActgaataaaataataaatatgcCTGTTGTTTTAATGCCTCTTCTTCAGTAATGGCAGAAACCATcgaatcattaaatttaaacCACTGCCCATCATTAACCTTTACCACAACGATATAATGCCCTTCATTAACAGTGCCCTTATGAGATATTATACTAGTTAATTCATAGATCATATCAGGAACATTCTCGCTATTActttcctcttcttctgtatcattattagagCTTTGACAATAAGttttcatattcaaataCAACGgatattcaataaaatcGTTTATTTTCACTGTCGTACCATTAAGTAAATGttcaaatcttttcaattggaaAACTAATAAAGGggataatttattcaatgttaattgtttaattgGATCCTGTGTACTATTGCATTCAGAACAatgaaaattgaaatcatgtaatttttctaatttatgGAAACTATCAAGACATTGATATAAATTAGATTTATCTTTAACATCTAAGGAAAGATCCATAAAGGGGTCAATTGTTGTctttgaatcattattacattGTGGACATAGGATGGAACTTTTCAATGAACCTTGGAAATTTGAATGACTTAGACATTTACATGATACGTCATTACCGTGAATATgattagtattattattattattattactattttgAGTCCCAGGAAGAGTCTTCATGGCAATAGCAGTAGTATTACCGCTATTTACATCTTCCATTGAGTTAAGTTTGTAATCATTATGTATTTGatttaaaataaattgTAAAAATTCATGAGCATCCTGTTGCGAGTACCCAGCAAAATTCTCATTAACTTGTAgcaatgaatttaataatgaaataaacCCAGTATGTGAACTATTATTACCCTTCGATTCAGTGGCATAGAATTCTGTAATGATTAAATCTAATGCGCAAGAGGTACATGATAAGGGATTTTTCGATTGACACATATTATAATGAGTTTGACACATAGAGTAATTAACGACGTAAGGATTATGAATCAAAGTTTGTAAAATACTACTCATAAAGCATGTGGATCCCATATTAACTAATCCGAAAAGACCATCTTTCCGTTCCTGTGAAGTAATGTGAGTCTTTTTAGAAATATCATCCCAAAATTTATTCAACATGGAGTAATTAATTTGTTCGACATCACCGATATAATCAACACAtttaaaacaaaacaaGAGTCCATTActtgaatttattgaaaaaatgtGACCCATTTGCTTACTATGGTTTGCAAAATCAGAATTATTCCAACATCCAGAGAAATCACATTGTAAGCACATAAATGTAGAACCTGCATTGATCTCTTTACATGTAGAACACCTCATTgcatataaatatttttgtttcattattgaatgcTTTAAAATAAATCTAGCTGCATTACATGATTTAAGAACCCCTTCtcttgatttttcatttttgaataCTTGATCGATGTGTCTGCAATGTCCCATAATAGGCGGTAATTTTGATAGGtatggatatatatatatattttttttaattgtGATGATATTCTTGGACACCTCTCAAAATGTTATTCCTCTTTTAAGGAAAGTTATAGTAAATTGTAGGATGTATCTTTTAGTAGAACCTGGGAAGATGAACTCAAGCTAAAAATAGtcaactaataataaagaattcCTTATATATTGTTCATATTCTCTTTTGGATGATCCAactatataatttttcaaaaatatttcaatgtaaaatttcattattaacGGACTTTTTAAAAGTTTAGAACGTCTAGAAAGAGAATGTTGAAAAAGAACCTGAAAATAGACGAGAATAATCTTCAACCATATAAGCAACATATGaattacatatataaacCACTGTATTACCAGGTCgagtatatattttctgaGGAAGTATGCAATTAGAGACCACTACATTACACTgaattaagaaaaataagCAAAAATGACAACCAAGGGCAAGATATTAATGCTACACGGATTTGTTCAATCCGATAAGATATTCTCAGCAAAGACAGGTGGATTGAGGAAAGCGCTGAAGAAACTCGGTTATGAAATGTTTATTCCATGTGGTACCcatttaattaataaaagtGACTTATTAAGTCGAAGTTCCGAACGTGAATTGAATTACGACgataaaaaacaacaagatgatgatgaacaatCAATCAACATTGCTAAAGAGTTCAATACtgttaatgatgatgatgaaaaacTGTACGGATGGTGGATTAAGAAAAACTCTGGGCCTAAAGCGTTATTGGATTATACGATTGAGCAATATACGCTTGATTTCTTACATGATTA
The Naumovozyma dairenensis CBS 421 chromosome 5, complete genome DNA segment above includes these coding regions:
- the PLP2 gene encoding Plp2p (similar to Saccharomyces cerevisiae PLP2 (YOR281C); ancestral locus Anc_8.743) — translated: MQNEPMFQVQVDENEDSEWNDILRSKGVIPERPPSPTAQLEEALEEAIVKQYENRLEDKDLSDLEELEDEEDEDFLEFYKMKRLNEIKQLQSKSKFGTVFHINKPEYNKEVTLASGGKDKTIEEDQDGDLKSEKEGTYVFVHLSIESKLQSRILSHIFQLASKKFPDIKFVEIPANRAIENYPDINCPTLLVYYKGDVVKNMITLLELGGNNTTLKDFEELMVRVKALDEKDSRLIMNQDDEESREQRHLKFDKKEKYKII
- the UBP8 gene encoding ubiquitin-specific protease UBP8 (similar to Saccharomyces cerevisiae UBP8 (YMR223W); ancestral locus Anc_8.742), with the protein product MGHCRHIDQVFKNEKSREGVLKSCNAARFILKHSIMKQKYLYAMRCSTCKEINAGSTFMCLQCDFSGCWNNSDFANHSKQMGHIFSINSSNGLLFCFKCVDYIGDVEQINYSMLNKFWDDISKKTHITSQERKDGLFGLVNMGSTCFMSSILQTLIHNPYVVNYSMCQTHYNMCQSKNPLSCTSCALDLIITEFYATESKGNNSSHTGFISLLNSLLQVNENFAGYSQQDAHEFLQFILNQIHNDYKLNSMEDVNSGNTTAIAMKTLPGTQNSNNNNNNTNHIHGNDVSCKCLSHSNFQGSLKSSILCPQCNNDSKTTIDPFMDLSLDVKDKSNLYQCLDSFHKLEKLHDFNFHCSECNSTQDPIKQLTLNKLSPLLVFQLKRFEHLLNGTTVKINDFIEYPLYLNMKTYCQSSNNDTEEEESNSENVPDMIYELTSIISHKGTVNEGHYIVVVKVNDGQWFKFNDSMVSAITEEEALKQQAYLLFYSVFQLN